The proteins below are encoded in one region of Bacillus alveayuensis:
- a CDS encoding flagellum-specific ATP synthase (product_source=KO:K02412; cath_funfam=3.40.50.300; cog=COG1157; ko=KO:K02412; pfam=PF00006,PF02874; smart=SM00382; superfamily=52540; tigrfam=TIGR03497), which yields MNVDEIIRHIETIDSFKRYGKIKKVVGLTVESKGPDCSIGDLCYIHLPHNEKVAAEVVGFKEEYILLMPFTKVQRISPGSIVEATGKPLTIKAGKSLIGHVLDALGNPLDGSPLPKGLSKVLSENDPPNPLTKPPIKEPMAVGIRAIDGLLTIGKGQRVGIFAGSGVGKSTLLGMIAKHAATDINIIALIGERGREVREFVERDLGEEGLKKSIVVAATSDQSALMRIKAAYTATAIAEYFRDKGFNVMFMMDSVTRVAMAQREIGLAIGEPPTTKGYPPSVFALLPKMLERTGTNANGSITAFYTVLVDGDDFNEPIADTVRGILDGHIVLDRTLANKGQYPAINVIKSVSRLMNQIVTEKHRKIANEVREILSTYMEAEDLINIGAYKRGSSQKIDLAIRLYPKILSYLQQDIDEKDSLEESLQKLFHLIEKGDG from the coding sequence ATGAATGTAGACGAAATAATACGCCATATTGAAACTATCGACTCCTTTAAACGCTATGGAAAAATAAAAAAAGTTGTCGGCTTAACAGTTGAATCGAAAGGGCCTGATTGTTCAATCGGTGATTTATGTTACATTCACCTACCTCATAACGAAAAAGTGGCAGCAGAAGTAGTCGGGTTTAAAGAAGAATATATTTTGTTGATGCCATTTACGAAAGTACAAAGAATATCACCAGGCAGTATTGTGGAGGCAACAGGAAAACCGTTAACGATCAAAGCTGGAAAAAGCTTAATAGGACATGTCCTAGATGCATTAGGAAACCCTTTAGATGGCAGTCCTTTACCGAAAGGATTATCAAAAGTACTAAGTGAAAATGATCCGCCGAATCCGTTGACAAAACCACCCATCAAAGAACCGATGGCTGTTGGAATTAGAGCGATTGATGGCCTTTTGACGATTGGAAAAGGTCAAAGGGTCGGTATATTTGCTGGAAGCGGTGTTGGAAAAAGTACATTACTTGGAATGATTGCGAAACATGCCGCCACTGATATAAACATTATTGCCCTTATAGGCGAACGTGGCAGAGAAGTTCGTGAATTTGTTGAACGCGACCTTGGTGAAGAAGGATTGAAAAAATCAATTGTCGTTGCGGCGACTTCTGATCAGTCCGCACTCATGCGGATTAAAGCTGCCTATACGGCTACTGCGATCGCCGAATACTTTCGCGATAAAGGGTTCAATGTCATGTTTATGATGGACTCTGTTACCCGTGTTGCGATGGCGCAAAGAGAAATTGGCTTAGCGATCGGTGAACCACCAACGACGAAAGGATATCCTCCATCTGTATTTGCTTTATTGCCGAAAATGCTTGAAAGGACTGGAACGAATGCAAATGGCTCCATAACGGCCTTTTACACTGTGCTTGTCGATGGAGATGATTTTAATGAACCGATCGCTGATACAGTTCGCGGAATATTAGATGGTCATATCGTATTAGACCGAACACTTGCTAATAAAGGACAATATCCAGCTATAAATGTGATCAAAAGCGTCAGCCGACTAATGAACCAAATCGTGACGGAAAAACATCGAAAAATTGCTAATGAAGTTCGTGAAATATTGTCGACTTATATGGAAGCAGAAGATTTAATTAACATTGGTGCATATAAACGGGGTTCATCTCAAAAAATCGACTTGGCGATTCGTTTATATCCGAAAATCCTATCCTATTTGCAGCAGGACATTGATGAGAAAGATTCTCTAGAGGAAAGCTTGCAAAAACTATTTCATTTAATCGAAAAAGGTGACGGCTAA
- a CDS encoding flagellar FliJ protein (product_source=KO:K02413; cath_funfam=3.40.50.620; cog=COG2882; ko=KO:K02413; pfam=PF02050; superfamily=46955,58022; tigrfam=TIGR02473) — protein sequence MVYKFRFQKIIDFIENEKQKTLVEYEQAVQEFERVATKLYECLKKKEELEAKRAEMLHDGLSIQEMRHHQQFVANLDQMINHYQKLVMLKRHEMNEKQALLTDQNIEFKKYEKMKEKDYQNFLLKEKTDEMKELDQISLTGYTYRRN from the coding sequence ATGGTTTACAAGTTTCGTTTTCAAAAAATAATAGATTTCATCGAAAATGAAAAGCAAAAAACATTAGTTGAATATGAACAAGCTGTTCAAGAATTTGAAAGAGTGGCTACAAAGCTGTACGAATGCTTAAAGAAAAAAGAAGAACTGGAAGCAAAACGAGCTGAAATGCTTCATGATGGATTGTCAATTCAAGAAATGAGACATCATCAGCAATTTGTCGCGAATTTGGATCAAATGATTAATCATTATCAAAAGTTAGTGATGCTTAAAAGGCATGAAATGAATGAAAAACAAGCTTTATTAACTGATCAAAATATCGAATTCAAAAAATATGAAAAAATGAAAGAAAAAGATTATCAAAATTTTCTTCTGAAAGAAAAAACAGATGAAATGAAAGAGCTCGATCAAATATCACTTACTGGATATACTTATCGAAGAAATTAG
- a CDS encoding flagellar motility protein MotE (MotC chaperone) (product_source=COG3334; cath_funfam=3.40.50.300; cog=COG3334; pfam=PF03448; superfamily=158791; transmembrane_helix_parts=Inside_1_12,TMhelix_13_32,Outside_33_193) translates to MSNDEKSFSKWQWFLIIFMTLLTTLIFIYFILGKAGIDLFKPIKDHAKNIPVLSSMMNGSANKESNEIESEMKRLEKEKENLTKTVQEQEEMIQALQKDVEIKEKEVQELTQEIRSLQSKLEETEMDQNTEIDLASLYSEMSAKKAAEAIALLPESDAVNILSSLKKDKLAQILEKLEPEDRAKFTRLLANEN, encoded by the coding sequence ATGTCAAATGATGAAAAAAGTTTTAGTAAATGGCAATGGTTTTTAATCATCTTTATGACGCTTCTCACGACGCTTATTTTTATTTACTTTATTTTAGGAAAAGCAGGGATTGATTTATTTAAACCAATTAAAGATCATGCGAAAAACATCCCAGTTCTATCAAGCATGATGAATGGCTCGGCAAATAAAGAAAGCAATGAAATTGAGTCTGAGATGAAACGATTAGAGAAGGAAAAAGAAAACTTAACGAAAACAGTTCAAGAGCAAGAGGAAATGATTCAAGCTTTACAAAAAGATGTAGAAATAAAAGAAAAGGAAGTACAAGAGTTAACACAAGAAATACGTTCTTTACAGTCCAAGTTAGAAGAGACAGAAATGGATCAAAATACGGAAATCGATCTTGCCTCTCTTTACAGTGAAATGTCAGCTAAAAAAGCAGCTGAAGCTATTGCTTTACTTCCTGAAAGTGATGCGGTGAATATTTTATCATCATTAAAAAAAGACAAATTAGCGCAAATACTAGAAAAACTAGAGCCTGAAGACCGTGCTAAATTTACAAGATTATTAGCGAACGAAAACTAG
- a CDS encoding flagellar hook-length control protein FliK (product_source=COG3144; cog=COG3144; pfam=PF02120; superfamily=46458) translates to MLRALETNPFKLSVSASIEPSSSTETKRIDFQNILDRFQDEKASETMEDTAMQEVLQNFLLLLGRMEKFIGEVDPLNEQNEQFSSHLEKSGVKTDENMEILTVLVREFFSIIQNEWNFMSHARQHSLNPFMVSNQQHFHHFKNDFLRKSILESGKLIEQITTILNNFEHNLDNGKNTKSFPLLEIQNLLKRLMNENRLNSLLRGIQLAMKQNGHIDSTFLSHLTKMTVKHHELPEPFHHTNVTRDNGNFDHLSPKGPLLNTNFFSKPFHQPVIELTLSNLFNDSSIKEEFTAKFIDIMKSSKFFRTMDGKSTLTIQLHPEHLGSLTVKLVQEKKDIVAKIIASTQSAKELLEHSIGQLKHALPNVKIEIDRFELFDDIPLPMYQQHKEEQPSKEQKEKEQSMKEDKEPSQSFSEKLEQQFNKMI, encoded by the coding sequence ATGTTAAGAGCTTTAGAAACTAATCCATTTAAACTGTCAGTGTCAGCTTCAATAGAGCCATCTTCCTCTACAGAAACGAAGAGAATCGATTTTCAAAACATCTTGGATCGCTTTCAAGATGAAAAAGCAAGCGAAACAATGGAAGATACAGCCATGCAAGAGGTTTTGCAAAACTTTCTTCTGTTATTGGGGAGGATGGAAAAATTTATCGGAGAAGTTGACCCATTAAACGAACAGAATGAACAATTTTCGTCTCATTTAGAAAAAAGCGGTGTTAAAACGGATGAAAACATGGAGATTCTAACTGTTCTTGTTCGTGAATTTTTTTCTATCATCCAAAATGAATGGAATTTCATGTCACATGCTCGCCAACATTCTTTAAATCCATTCATGGTTTCAAATCAACAGCACTTTCATCATTTCAAGAACGATTTTCTTCGCAAAAGTATTTTAGAAAGTGGAAAGCTCATCGAACAAATAACGACGATTTTGAACAATTTCGAACACAATTTAGATAATGGAAAAAATACAAAATCCTTTCCTTTGCTTGAAATACAAAACTTGTTGAAACGTCTCATGAATGAAAACCGTTTAAATAGTCTTTTACGTGGTATTCAACTTGCTATGAAGCAAAATGGTCACATTGACTCGACATTTTTATCCCATTTAACCAAAATGACGGTTAAACATCATGAACTTCCAGAACCTTTTCATCATACAAATGTGACGAGAGACAATGGAAATTTCGATCATTTATCGCCAAAAGGCCCATTATTGAATACAAACTTTTTCAGTAAACCGTTTCATCAGCCTGTTATCGAGCTGACTCTTTCGAATTTGTTCAATGATTCGTCAATAAAAGAAGAGTTTACAGCTAAATTTATCGATATCATGAAATCGAGTAAATTTTTTCGAACGATGGATGGAAAATCAACATTAACGATTCAATTGCATCCAGAGCATTTAGGGTCATTGACGGTCAAATTAGTTCAGGAAAAGAAAGATATCGTGGCGAAAATTATTGCTTCTACGCAATCAGCAAAAGAGCTGCTTGAACATAGTATCGGCCAGTTAAAGCATGCATTGCCAAACGTAAAGATCGAAATTGATCGCTTTGAACTTTTTGATGACATCCCACTGCCAATGTATCAACAGCATAAAGAAGAGCAGCCATCAAAAGAACAAAAAGAGAAAGAGCAATCCATGAAGGAGGATAAAGAACCTTCACAGTCTTTTTCTGAAAAGCTTGAACAACAATTTAACAAAATGATTTAG
- a CDS encoding flagellar basal-body rod modification protein FlgD (product_source=KO:K02389; cath_funfam=1.20.5.10; cog=COG1843; ko=KO:K02389; pfam=PF03963) has protein sequence MSTSAIDSNLLLSNQTAYKKETSSVLGKDDFLKILITQLQNQDPLNPMEDREFISQMATFSSLEQMTNMNQTLTEFTSLLKQNSLIQYSELIGKQVHYTDDQGNEQTSIVQSVRFNGSEVLLELQNGLEVNRSKLTKVSLPVEKNL, from the coding sequence ATGAGCACTTCAGCCATTGATTCTAATTTATTGTTATCAAACCAAACGGCCTACAAAAAAGAGACTTCATCCGTGTTAGGGAAAGATGATTTTTTAAAAATATTAATAACTCAATTACAAAACCAAGATCCGTTAAATCCGATGGAAGATCGTGAATTTATTTCACAAATGGCCACCTTTTCTTCATTAGAACAAATGACGAATATGAATCAAACGCTAACGGAATTTACGAGCCTTTTAAAACAAAATAGTCTAATTCAATATTCAGAACTAATTGGAAAACAAGTTCATTATACAGACGATCAAGGAAATGAACAAACATCTATTGTACAATCAGTCCGATTTAATGGATCAGAAGTTTTACTAGAATTACAAAATGGGTTGGAAGTAAATCGTTCGAAATTGACAAAAGTGAGTTTGCCGGTAGAAAAGAATTTATAA
- a CDS encoding flagellar hook protein FlgE (product_source=KO:K02390; cath_funfam=1.10.287.950; cog=COG1749; ko=KO:K02390; pfam=PF00460,PF06429; superfamily=117143; tigrfam=TIGR03506), whose protein sequence is MLRSMYSGISGMKNFQLKLDVIGNNIANVNTYGFKKSRVTFKELVNQQLSGASAQAGGLGGVNPKQIGLGSTIGTVDTIHTTGPTQTTSRTLDLAITGDGFFPVATITDFSRVNIDMGGNIGDNKITGRINNAVELAYTRAGNFYLDERGYLVTGDGMYIIGETGEKSVPTDDGITKANNALTSISSFATPYEDMVEKLKQIYKQANDLMGAYEQYNEAVEIYIENGSDDTSPYYDAMESALQALQTIYTNFNDDVTNASTGFDVIVNNFKTALNNLNTSIDTFNGASPIVDILTKITSAVDTIGGKYPDASSLSLETPASVSDMDLLNKLINTLESYSVDLENVGRAVMEFEEAAASLKEPSWTDSLSGSAGLIQIPLTAKSFSIGPDGLITFVNKKGELNVAGQIRLANFPNPGGLEKIGGNLFKESTNSGTIDQDGNGIELEELFAPGSEGTGLIKPGSLEMSNVDLSEEFTEMIVAQRGFQSNTKIITTSDEILQEIMNIKR, encoded by the coding sequence ATGCTCAGATCGATGTACTCTGGAATTAGCGGGATGAAAAACTTTCAATTAAAGCTAGATGTTATCGGCAATAATATTGCGAACGTCAACACATACGGGTTTAAAAAAAGCCGTGTAACGTTTAAAGAATTAGTCAATCAACAGCTTTCTGGAGCAAGTGCTCAAGCGGGTGGACTAGGAGGTGTAAATCCAAAGCAAATCGGATTAGGATCGACGATTGGTACCGTTGATACAATACATACTACTGGTCCTACTCAAACGACCTCAAGGACTCTTGATTTAGCGATCACAGGTGATGGCTTTTTTCCAGTTGCAACGATCACAGATTTTAGCCGTGTCAATATAGATATGGGTGGAAATATCGGGGATAACAAAATAACTGGGAGAATTAATAATGCTGTGGAACTGGCTTATACTCGTGCAGGTAATTTTTATTTAGATGAAAGAGGCTACTTAGTAACAGGTGATGGAATGTATATTATAGGGGAAACAGGAGAAAAATCTGTTCCAACTGATGACGGAATCACGAAAGCCAATAATGCTTTAACAAGTATTTCGTCGTTTGCAACCCCATACGAAGATATGGTGGAAAAGCTGAAACAAATTTATAAACAAGCAAACGATTTAATGGGTGCTTACGAGCAATATAATGAAGCTGTTGAAATATATATTGAAAATGGCAGTGATGACACTTCTCCTTATTATGATGCGATGGAAAGTGCCCTCCAAGCATTGCAAACAATATATACAAATTTTAATGATGATGTGACAAATGCAAGTACAGGATTTGATGTGATTGTGAACAACTTTAAAACGGCATTAAATAATTTAAATACATCAATAGATACATTTAACGGAGCATCACCGATTGTAGATATCCTTACAAAGATTACAAGTGCAGTAGATACAATCGGTGGCAAATATCCAGATGCATCGAGTTTATCTCTTGAGACACCTGCAAGTGTTTCTGATATGGACTTATTGAACAAACTCATTAACACACTAGAAAGTTATTCCGTTGATCTTGAAAATGTAGGAAGGGCCGTCATGGAATTTGAAGAAGCTGCTGCAAGTTTAAAAGAACCGTCCTGGACAGATTCTTTAAGCGGATCAGCAGGCCTCATCCAAATCCCACTTACAGCGAAAAGCTTTAGTATTGGTCCTGATGGCTTGATTACATTCGTGAATAAAAAAGGTGAATTAAATGTGGCAGGACAAATAAGACTTGCCAACTTTCCAAATCCAGGCGGTCTAGAAAAAATAGGAGGAAACTTATTTAAGGAGTCGACTAACTCCGGTACGATCGATCAAGATGGCAATGGTATTGAATTAGAAGAATTATTTGCTCCAGGAAGTGAAGGAACAGGGTTAATTAAACCTGGTTCATTAGAAATGTCAAATGTTGATTTGTCGGAAGAGTTTACGGAAATGATCGTGGCTCAGCGCGGCTTCCAATCAAACACAAAAATTATTACAACGTCTGATGAAATATTACAAGAAATTATGAACATTAAACGATAA
- a CDS encoding flagellar protein FlbD (product_source=KO:K02385; cog=COG1582; ko=KO:K02385; pfam=PF06289; superfamily=52540) produces MITLTKLNGKTFLLNVLLIEQIESLPDTTITLTNKKKFIVKESEQTVQKKIIDFYKKIGLIRMVSHMEETENE; encoded by the coding sequence ATGATTACTTTAACGAAATTAAACGGAAAAACTTTTCTATTAAATGTTTTATTGATTGAACAAATTGAATCGTTACCTGATACAACGATTACTTTAACAAACAAAAAAAAGTTTATCGTCAAAGAATCAGAACAGACCGTTCAGAAGAAAATCATTGATTTTTACAAAAAGATTGGGCTCATTCGAATGGTTAGCCATATGGAGGAAACGGAGAATGAATAA
- a CDS encoding flagellar FliL protein (product_source=KO:K02415; cath_funfam=3.40.50.300; cog=COG1580; ko=KO:K02415; pfam=PF03748; transmembrane_helix_parts=Outside_1_4,TMhelix_5_27,Inside_28_142), giving the protein MNKKIITTLLIIITSISIIGIAALYVIQQFAENSQEEKEPTIDEVLERTVEVPEITTNLASNNIVQLTLKIETTNKKAKEELEKRDFQVRDIVIFVLSDIKASELEGQNGMNILKEKIKNRINGLLQNGEVKELYITSFILQ; this is encoded by the coding sequence ATGAATAAAAAAATAATAACGACGCTGCTCATAATTATTACCTCCATTTCAATCATAGGTATCGCTGCGTTATACGTTATTCAACAATTTGCTGAAAATTCACAGGAGGAGAAAGAACCAACCATTGATGAAGTGCTTGAGAGAACAGTTGAAGTTCCCGAAATTACAACAAATTTAGCTAGCAACAATATTGTTCAATTAACATTAAAAATTGAGACGACAAATAAAAAAGCAAAGGAAGAGCTGGAAAAACGCGATTTTCAAGTAAGGGATATTGTCATTTTTGTACTTTCAGATATAAAGGCTAGCGAACTGGAAGGACAAAATGGCATGAACATTTTAAAAGAAAAGATTAAGAATAGAATTAATGGGCTTTTGCAAAATGGAGAGGTTAAAGAATTGTATATAACCTCCTTTATCCTACAATAA